In Citrus sinensis cultivar Valencia sweet orange chromosome 4, DVS_A1.0, whole genome shotgun sequence, one DNA window encodes the following:
- the LOC102608936 gene encoding uncharacterized protein LOC102608936 isoform X1, which yields MEFKFREIDDRTTPYRSSPSPSSQSSSYLSDQALRGNYSMDPNFLNNPRHFYTIQREIEKQIIRHEIITHEIITAEVERRRLLEEEVRRELMIEREMAMYRAREMGLSIDDRFSMQLHTSYPLMHQSNNCWLEDRFPFPWNPSMGFGHNGLPPNFLPHFSNGPWSGLEVNKKDKLIMLPKPDSNTCGSKKKAATPPAGSGELPSTSSNKSKEWSCVLCQVSATTERDLDVHLQGKKHKAKEKLLRDLKMCINSTSKKATESRDSADQEMKPNVEDQSVKANKTVVGLDQKVEGGQPLQVKPNSNPCGSDQKTATLPAGSGELPSTNSNKPKEWSCALCQVSAPTERGLDEHLQGRKHKAKVAGLLRDTKRCSNSIPSTSKKSTESRDGVGQEMKTKIQEESVNQKVDGGLDEHPQGKKQKAKEEELLGAQKWIKKSTESRDSAGQEMKAKVEEESAKANRTVVGLDQKEEGCQAQQVKPYPNLCGSKQEAATLPAGSGELPLTSSKKPTDWSCALCQFSTTSKRDLDEHLQGRKHEAKEEGLPGDQKMCSNSTSRNSIENRDSAGEEIKATVEEESVKANKTVVGLDQKVEGGQDEHLQGKEHKAKEAKLIGAQTTSSSSTSKESGKTIRPESGFRPESAGQAIKAKVEEESVEAIKTVVGLDQKVEGEKDSENKNEELPKKDPNENTRKTTNGIPTAETMKRKLPLRENFEFWCEVCQVGTHSAVVMEGHKRGKKHMARSNEYRKNNEAVPLTTSTTIVTPSEPTENVEGEAVVVEESNEETRDCIIEKAEDEEVVVYRGR from the exons ATGGAGTTCAAGTTTCGAGAAATTGACGACAGAACGACGCCGTATCGGTCTTCTCCTTCTCCGTCTTCTCAGAGTTCGAGCTACCTATCTGATCAAGCATTGCGAG GTAACTACTCAATGGACCCCAATTTCTTGAACAATCCAAGACACTTTTACACAATCCAGCGCGAGATTGAGAAGCAGATAATCAGGCACGAAATAATCACCCATGAAATTATCACTGCAGAAGTTGAGCGCCGGCGATTGCTTGAAGAAGAGGTGAGAAGGGAGCTGATGATTGAAAGAGAGATGGCAATGTATAGAGCAAGAGAAATGGGGCTGTCAATTGATGACAGGTTCTCAATGCAACTACACACAAGTTACCCGTTAATGCACCAGTCCAACAATTGCTGGCTTGAGGACCGGTTCCCATTTCCTTGGAATCCCAGCATGGGATTTGGACATAATGGACTGCCTCCTAACTTTTTGCCTCATTTTTCAAATGGGCCTTGGAGTGGCTTGGAGGTTAACAAGAAGGATAAACTGATTATGCTG CCTAAGCCCGATTCCAATACTTGTGGATCAAAGAAGAAAGCTGCCACACCACCTGCAGGTTCTGGAGAGCTTCCTTCAACGAGTTCAAACAAATCCAAGGAGTGGAGTTGTGTCCTCTGTCAGGTCAGTGCTACTACCGAGAGAGATCTAGATGTGCATCTCCAAGGTAAAAAGCACAAGGCCAAGGAAAAACTACTTAGAGATTTGAAGATGTGCATTAACTCCACTTCAAAAAAAGCTACGGAAAGCAGAGATAGTGCTGACCAAGAAATGAAGCCTAATGTAGAAGATCAATCAGTTAAAGCTAATAAAACTGTTGTTGGTTTAGACCAGAAAGTGGAGGGAGGTCAACCCCTGCAGGTTAAGCCCAATTCCAATCCTTGTGGATCAGATCAGAAAACTGCTACCCTACCTGCAGGTTCTGGAGAGCTTCCTTCGACGAATTCGAACAAGCCCAAGGAGTGGAGTTGTGCCCTCTGTCAGGTCAGTGCTCCTACTGAGAGAGGTCTAGATGAGCATCTTCAAGGTAGGAAGCACAAGGCCAAGGTTGCAGGGCTACTTAGAGATACGAAAAGGTGCAGTAACTCCATTCCATCCACGTCAAAAAAATCTACAGAAAGCAGAGATGGTGTTGGCCAAGAAATGAAGACTAAAATACAAGAGGAATCAGTTAACCAGAAAGTGGACGGTGGTCTAGATGAGCATCCTCAAGGTAAGAAGCAGAAGGCTAAGGAAGAAGAACTACTTGGAGCTCAGAAGTGGATAAAAAAATCCACAGAAAGCAGAGATAGTGCTGGCCAAGAAATGAAGGCTAAAGTAGAAGAGGAATCAGCTAAAGCTAATAGAACTGTTGTTGGTTTAGACCAGAAAGAGGAGGGTTGTCAAGCCCAGCAGGTTAAGCCCTATCCCAATCTTTGTGGATCAAAGCAGGAAGCTGCCACACTACCAGCAGGTTCTGGAGAGCTCCCGCTGACGAGTTCAAAGAAACCCACAGATTGGAGTTGTGCCCTCTGTCAGTTCAGTACTACTAGCAAGAGAGATCTAGATGAGCATCTTCAAGGCAGGAAGCACGAGGCCAAGGAAGAAGGACTACCTGGAGATCAGAAGATGTGCAGTAACTCCACCTCAAGAAACTCTATTGAAAACAGAGATAGTGCTGGCGAAGAAATTAAGGCTACTGTAGAAGAGGAATCAGTTAAAGCTAATAAAACTGTTGTTGGTTTAGACCAGAAAGTGGAGGGTGGTCAAGATGAGCATCTTCAAGGTAAGGAGCACAAGGCAAAGGAAGCCAAGCTAATTGGAGCTCAGACCACCTCATCTTCATCAACATCAAAAGAATCTGGAAAGACAATTAGACCAGAAAGTGGGTTTAGACCAGAAAGTGCTGGTCAAGCAATAAAAGCTAAAGTAGAAGAGGAATCAGTTGAAGCGATTAAAACTGTTGTGGGTTTAGACCAGAAAGTGGAGGGTGAAAAAGATTCGGAGAACAAAAATGAGGAGCTGCCAAAGAAGGACCCGAATGAAAACACTCGGAAGACGACAAATGGAATACCGACTGCAGAGACGATGAAGAGAAAACTTCCCCTTAGGGAGAATTTCGAATTCTGGTGTGAAGTTTGTCAAGTTGGTACTCACTCTGCTGTCGTGATGGAAGGTCATAAAAGGGGGAAGAAGCACATGGCTCGGTCTAATGAATACAGGAAAAATAATGAAGCCGTCCCCCTCACCACCAGCACAACAATTGTGACACCATCAGAGCCTACTGAGAATGTTGAAGGTGAAGCTGTAGTGGTCGAAGAatcaaatgaagaaacaagagATTGTATTATTGAGAAGGCTGAAGATGAAGAGGTGGTGGTCTATAGAGGCAGATAA
- the LOC102608936 gene encoding uncharacterized protein LOC102608936 isoform X3 — protein MEFKFREIDDRTTPYRSSPSPSSQSSSYLSDQALRGNYSMDPNFLNNPRHFYTIQREIEKQIIRHEIITHEIITAEVERRRLLEEEVRRELMIEREMAMYRAREMGLSIDDRFSMQLHTSYPLMHQSNNCWLEDRFPFPWNPSMGFGHNGLPPNFLPHFSNGPWSGLEVNKKDKLIMLPKPDSNTCGSKKKAATPPAGSGELPSTNSNKPKEWSCALCQVSAPTERGLDEHLQGRKHKAKVAGLLRDTKRCSNSIPSTSKKSTESRDGVGQEMKTKIQEESVNQKVDGGLDEHPQGKKQKAKEEELLGAQKWIKKSTESRDSAGQEMKAKVEEESAKANRTVVGLDQKEEGCQAQQVKPYPNLCGSKQEAATLPAGSGELPLTSSKKPTDWSCALCQFSTTSKRDLDEHLQGRKHEAKEEGLPGDQKMCSNSTSRNSIENRDSAGEEIKATVEEESVKANKTVVGLDQKVEGGQDEHLQGKEHKAKEAKLIGAQTTSSSSTSKESGKTIRPESGFRPESAGQAIKAKVEEESVEAIKTVVGLDQKVEGEKDSENKNEELPKKDPNENTRKTTNGIPTAETMKRKLPLRENFEFWCEVCQVGTHSAVVMEGHKRGKKHMARSNEYRKNNEAVPLTTSTTIVTPSEPTENVEGEAVVVEESNEETRDCIIEKAEDEEVVVYRGR, from the exons ATGGAGTTCAAGTTTCGAGAAATTGACGACAGAACGACGCCGTATCGGTCTTCTCCTTCTCCGTCTTCTCAGAGTTCGAGCTACCTATCTGATCAAGCATTGCGAG GTAACTACTCAATGGACCCCAATTTCTTGAACAATCCAAGACACTTTTACACAATCCAGCGCGAGATTGAGAAGCAGATAATCAGGCACGAAATAATCACCCATGAAATTATCACTGCAGAAGTTGAGCGCCGGCGATTGCTTGAAGAAGAGGTGAGAAGGGAGCTGATGATTGAAAGAGAGATGGCAATGTATAGAGCAAGAGAAATGGGGCTGTCAATTGATGACAGGTTCTCAATGCAACTACACACAAGTTACCCGTTAATGCACCAGTCCAACAATTGCTGGCTTGAGGACCGGTTCCCATTTCCTTGGAATCCCAGCATGGGATTTGGACATAATGGACTGCCTCCTAACTTTTTGCCTCATTTTTCAAATGGGCCTTGGAGTGGCTTGGAGGTTAACAAGAAGGATAAACTGATTATGCTG CCTAAGCCCGATTCCAATACTTGTGGATCAAAGAAGAAAGCTGCCACACCAC CTGCAGGTTCTGGAGAGCTTCCTTCGACGAATTCGAACAAGCCCAAGGAGTGGAGTTGTGCCCTCTGTCAGGTCAGTGCTCCTACTGAGAGAGGTCTAGATGAGCATCTTCAAGGTAGGAAGCACAAGGCCAAGGTTGCAGGGCTACTTAGAGATACGAAAAGGTGCAGTAACTCCATTCCATCCACGTCAAAAAAATCTACAGAAAGCAGAGATGGTGTTGGCCAAGAAATGAAGACTAAAATACAAGAGGAATCAGTTAACCAGAAAGTGGACGGTGGTCTAGATGAGCATCCTCAAGGTAAGAAGCAGAAGGCTAAGGAAGAAGAACTACTTGGAGCTCAGAAGTGGATAAAAAAATCCACAGAAAGCAGAGATAGTGCTGGCCAAGAAATGAAGGCTAAAGTAGAAGAGGAATCAGCTAAAGCTAATAGAACTGTTGTTGGTTTAGACCAGAAAGAGGAGGGTTGTCAAGCCCAGCAGGTTAAGCCCTATCCCAATCTTTGTGGATCAAAGCAGGAAGCTGCCACACTACCAGCAGGTTCTGGAGAGCTCCCGCTGACGAGTTCAAAGAAACCCACAGATTGGAGTTGTGCCCTCTGTCAGTTCAGTACTACTAGCAAGAGAGATCTAGATGAGCATCTTCAAGGCAGGAAGCACGAGGCCAAGGAAGAAGGACTACCTGGAGATCAGAAGATGTGCAGTAACTCCACCTCAAGAAACTCTATTGAAAACAGAGATAGTGCTGGCGAAGAAATTAAGGCTACTGTAGAAGAGGAATCAGTTAAAGCTAATAAAACTGTTGTTGGTTTAGACCAGAAAGTGGAGGGTGGTCAAGATGAGCATCTTCAAGGTAAGGAGCACAAGGCAAAGGAAGCCAAGCTAATTGGAGCTCAGACCACCTCATCTTCATCAACATCAAAAGAATCTGGAAAGACAATTAGACCAGAAAGTGGGTTTAGACCAGAAAGTGCTGGTCAAGCAATAAAAGCTAAAGTAGAAGAGGAATCAGTTGAAGCGATTAAAACTGTTGTGGGTTTAGACCAGAAAGTGGAGGGTGAAAAAGATTCGGAGAACAAAAATGAGGAGCTGCCAAAGAAGGACCCGAATGAAAACACTCGGAAGACGACAAATGGAATACCGACTGCAGAGACGATGAAGAGAAAACTTCCCCTTAGGGAGAATTTCGAATTCTGGTGTGAAGTTTGTCAAGTTGGTACTCACTCTGCTGTCGTGATGGAAGGTCATAAAAGGGGGAAGAAGCACATGGCTCGGTCTAATGAATACAGGAAAAATAATGAAGCCGTCCCCCTCACCACCAGCACAACAATTGTGACACCATCAGAGCCTACTGAGAATGTTGAAGGTGAAGCTGTAGTGGTCGAAGAatcaaatgaagaaacaagagATTGTATTATTGAGAAGGCTGAAGATGAAGAGGTGGTGGTCTATAGAGGCAGATAA
- the LOC102608936 gene encoding uncharacterized protein LOC102608936 isoform X2 translates to MEFKFREIDDRTTPYRSSPSPSSQSSSYLSDQALRGNYSMDPNFLNNPRHFYTIQREIEKQIIRHEIITHEIITAEVERRRLLEEEVRRELMIEREMAMYRAREMGLSIDDRFSMQLHTSYPLMHQSNNCWLEDRFPFPWNPSMGFGHNGLPPNFLPHFSNGPWSGLEVNKKDKLIMLKAATPPAGSGELPSTSSNKSKEWSCVLCQVSATTERDLDVHLQGKKHKAKEKLLRDLKMCINSTSKKATESRDSADQEMKPNVEDQSVKANKTVVGLDQKVEGGQPLQVKPNSNPCGSDQKTATLPAGSGELPSTNSNKPKEWSCALCQVSAPTERGLDEHLQGRKHKAKVAGLLRDTKRCSNSIPSTSKKSTESRDGVGQEMKTKIQEESVNQKVDGGLDEHPQGKKQKAKEEELLGAQKWIKKSTESRDSAGQEMKAKVEEESAKANRTVVGLDQKEEGCQAQQVKPYPNLCGSKQEAATLPAGSGELPLTSSKKPTDWSCALCQFSTTSKRDLDEHLQGRKHEAKEEGLPGDQKMCSNSTSRNSIENRDSAGEEIKATVEEESVKANKTVVGLDQKVEGGQDEHLQGKEHKAKEAKLIGAQTTSSSSTSKESGKTIRPESGFRPESAGQAIKAKVEEESVEAIKTVVGLDQKVEGEKDSENKNEELPKKDPNENTRKTTNGIPTAETMKRKLPLRENFEFWCEVCQVGTHSAVVMEGHKRGKKHMARSNEYRKNNEAVPLTTSTTIVTPSEPTENVEGEAVVVEESNEETRDCIIEKAEDEEVVVYRGR, encoded by the exons ATGGAGTTCAAGTTTCGAGAAATTGACGACAGAACGACGCCGTATCGGTCTTCTCCTTCTCCGTCTTCTCAGAGTTCGAGCTACCTATCTGATCAAGCATTGCGAG GTAACTACTCAATGGACCCCAATTTCTTGAACAATCCAAGACACTTTTACACAATCCAGCGCGAGATTGAGAAGCAGATAATCAGGCACGAAATAATCACCCATGAAATTATCACTGCAGAAGTTGAGCGCCGGCGATTGCTTGAAGAAGAGGTGAGAAGGGAGCTGATGATTGAAAGAGAGATGGCAATGTATAGAGCAAGAGAAATGGGGCTGTCAATTGATGACAGGTTCTCAATGCAACTACACACAAGTTACCCGTTAATGCACCAGTCCAACAATTGCTGGCTTGAGGACCGGTTCCCATTTCCTTGGAATCCCAGCATGGGATTTGGACATAATGGACTGCCTCCTAACTTTTTGCCTCATTTTTCAAATGGGCCTTGGAGTGGCTTGGAGGTTAACAAGAAGGATAAACTGATTATGCTG AAAGCTGCCACACCACCTGCAGGTTCTGGAGAGCTTCCTTCAACGAGTTCAAACAAATCCAAGGAGTGGAGTTGTGTCCTCTGTCAGGTCAGTGCTACTACCGAGAGAGATCTAGATGTGCATCTCCAAGGTAAAAAGCACAAGGCCAAGGAAAAACTACTTAGAGATTTGAAGATGTGCATTAACTCCACTTCAAAAAAAGCTACGGAAAGCAGAGATAGTGCTGACCAAGAAATGAAGCCTAATGTAGAAGATCAATCAGTTAAAGCTAATAAAACTGTTGTTGGTTTAGACCAGAAAGTGGAGGGAGGTCAACCCCTGCAGGTTAAGCCCAATTCCAATCCTTGTGGATCAGATCAGAAAACTGCTACCCTACCTGCAGGTTCTGGAGAGCTTCCTTCGACGAATTCGAACAAGCCCAAGGAGTGGAGTTGTGCCCTCTGTCAGGTCAGTGCTCCTACTGAGAGAGGTCTAGATGAGCATCTTCAAGGTAGGAAGCACAAGGCCAAGGTTGCAGGGCTACTTAGAGATACGAAAAGGTGCAGTAACTCCATTCCATCCACGTCAAAAAAATCTACAGAAAGCAGAGATGGTGTTGGCCAAGAAATGAAGACTAAAATACAAGAGGAATCAGTTAACCAGAAAGTGGACGGTGGTCTAGATGAGCATCCTCAAGGTAAGAAGCAGAAGGCTAAGGAAGAAGAACTACTTGGAGCTCAGAAGTGGATAAAAAAATCCACAGAAAGCAGAGATAGTGCTGGCCAAGAAATGAAGGCTAAAGTAGAAGAGGAATCAGCTAAAGCTAATAGAACTGTTGTTGGTTTAGACCAGAAAGAGGAGGGTTGTCAAGCCCAGCAGGTTAAGCCCTATCCCAATCTTTGTGGATCAAAGCAGGAAGCTGCCACACTACCAGCAGGTTCTGGAGAGCTCCCGCTGACGAGTTCAAAGAAACCCACAGATTGGAGTTGTGCCCTCTGTCAGTTCAGTACTACTAGCAAGAGAGATCTAGATGAGCATCTTCAAGGCAGGAAGCACGAGGCCAAGGAAGAAGGACTACCTGGAGATCAGAAGATGTGCAGTAACTCCACCTCAAGAAACTCTATTGAAAACAGAGATAGTGCTGGCGAAGAAATTAAGGCTACTGTAGAAGAGGAATCAGTTAAAGCTAATAAAACTGTTGTTGGTTTAGACCAGAAAGTGGAGGGTGGTCAAGATGAGCATCTTCAAGGTAAGGAGCACAAGGCAAAGGAAGCCAAGCTAATTGGAGCTCAGACCACCTCATCTTCATCAACATCAAAAGAATCTGGAAAGACAATTAGACCAGAAAGTGGGTTTAGACCAGAAAGTGCTGGTCAAGCAATAAAAGCTAAAGTAGAAGAGGAATCAGTTGAAGCGATTAAAACTGTTGTGGGTTTAGACCAGAAAGTGGAGGGTGAAAAAGATTCGGAGAACAAAAATGAGGAGCTGCCAAAGAAGGACCCGAATGAAAACACTCGGAAGACGACAAATGGAATACCGACTGCAGAGACGATGAAGAGAAAACTTCCCCTTAGGGAGAATTTCGAATTCTGGTGTGAAGTTTGTCAAGTTGGTACTCACTCTGCTGTCGTGATGGAAGGTCATAAAAGGGGGAAGAAGCACATGGCTCGGTCTAATGAATACAGGAAAAATAATGAAGCCGTCCCCCTCACCACCAGCACAACAATTGTGACACCATCAGAGCCTACTGAGAATGTTGAAGGTGAAGCTGTAGTGGTCGAAGAatcaaatgaagaaacaagagATTGTATTATTGAGAAGGCTGAAGATGAAGAGGTGGTGGTCTATAGAGGCAGATAA